In Microbacterium cremeum, a genomic segment contains:
- a CDS encoding polysaccharide lyase family 8 super-sandwich domain-containing protein, with protein MMFKIWMKSATKPTVALMVTTALLFTPVDARADVAPETNVSGFSADATVADEFDGLRQKYRTMLTGGTGYSLSDPDIAARIAHITDTAQGHWDTMQKAPDRLRLWNDAPFGNDSASMTATYSRLKDMALAYETHGSELEGDLALKTDLISALDWMNANKFFDGVTMYQNWWHWQIGAPLALNDIVALIYDELTPTQVSDYMAAVSYAQPSVTMSGANRLWESQVIALSGINDKDSARVAAGRDGLSALFPYVTAGDGFSTDGSFVQHNFYAYNGGYGVSLLAGISDLLYLLDGSTWEVVDPNKANVFQWIYDSYEPFVYKGNLMDMVRGREISRHGAQDLYEAVDVVAAIIRLSEVAPAADAGAFGSMTKYWLQLDTDKTFLELVPVDLIVAAKEILSDPSITARGELTTHRQFSAMDRAVHLRPDFGFGISMSSSRIGNYEAINSENNKGWHTGDGMTYLYNDDLSQFNDNFWPTVDSYRLPGTTVLQNTTQAANTRNDKDWVGGAGLRGQYGVTGMELHPMGRSLEAKKSWFMFDDEIVALGAGISSTDGIATETIVENRKLNGAGDNALTVNGAAEPTALGWSETLTGVDYAHLAGTVPGSDIGYYFPGGATVNGLREARTGNWKQLNSSSAWGDSTPHTRNYMALAVGHGTNPTDQSYSYVLLPDKTSSQVGDYAAAPDISILENSDSVQAVRENSLDVTGINFWKDEPTTAGLVTSDSKASVMMSKTADELELSVSDPTQKNVGTIYLTVDTSATGLISKDPEVTVIQYHPTVMLKVDVNSTRGKALTVKFSLSGAQAPNPAPIAIPDVYEAEALPVHFRTDSVSIYTDANASGGGKLGINNNAVGDYVEFSVDVTQPGTYDVIARVLKASNNGTYQLSVDGVDAGAPQDLFWNTSETRKDFDLGSHTFATPGSHLFRLTTTGKNANASGYKLMLDYLSLIPAAAGVSERLEAEVLTASTGVIKSNADASGGQYRIFNAYGVAEHIDYAVPVSQAGTYHLAVGVMRFSDSGTYQLQIDGNDFGDPIDLYRPSGKVVEVDLGNVTMSAGVHQFTFTAIGKNASSHGYKLPLDYIQLDAAVE; from the coding sequence ATGATGTTCAAGATCTGGATGAAGAGCGCGACGAAACCGACGGTCGCGCTCATGGTCACGACCGCCCTGCTGTTCACTCCGGTCGACGCACGAGCTGACGTGGCTCCCGAGACGAACGTCAGCGGGTTCTCGGCGGACGCGACCGTCGCGGATGAGTTCGACGGGCTCAGGCAGAAGTACAGGACCATGCTGACCGGGGGGACGGGCTACAGCCTCTCCGATCCCGACATCGCCGCAAGAATCGCTCACATCACAGACACGGCGCAGGGCCACTGGGACACCATGCAGAAGGCGCCCGACCGCTTGCGTCTGTGGAACGATGCCCCGTTCGGCAACGACTCGGCGAGCATGACGGCGACGTACAGCCGTCTCAAGGACATGGCGCTCGCCTACGAGACTCATGGCTCCGAGCTGGAGGGGGACCTCGCGCTCAAGACCGACCTGATCAGCGCGCTGGACTGGATGAACGCCAACAAGTTCTTCGATGGCGTCACCATGTATCAGAACTGGTGGCACTGGCAGATCGGCGCCCCGCTCGCCCTGAACGACATCGTCGCGCTGATCTACGACGAGTTGACCCCGACTCAGGTCTCCGACTACATGGCGGCTGTCTCCTACGCCCAGCCGAGCGTGACGATGAGCGGAGCCAACCGACTGTGGGAGAGCCAGGTCATCGCACTCTCGGGTATCAACGACAAGGACTCAGCCCGGGTCGCCGCGGGGCGGGACGGATTGAGCGCCTTGTTCCCCTATGTCACGGCAGGGGACGGCTTCTCGACCGACGGATCCTTCGTCCAGCACAACTTCTACGCGTACAACGGCGGCTACGGCGTATCCCTGCTCGCGGGGATCTCCGACCTCCTGTATCTGCTGGACGGTTCCACCTGGGAGGTCGTCGACCCGAACAAGGCCAACGTGTTCCAGTGGATCTACGACTCGTACGAGCCTTTCGTCTACAAGGGAAATCTGATGGACATGGTGCGGGGCAGGGAGATATCTCGCCATGGGGCCCAGGACCTCTACGAGGCCGTCGACGTCGTGGCAGCCATCATCCGGCTGTCCGAGGTCGCTCCGGCCGCGGATGCCGGCGCATTCGGGAGCATGACCAAGTACTGGCTGCAGCTCGATACGGACAAGACCTTCCTCGAGCTTGTCCCGGTCGATCTGATCGTCGCTGCGAAAGAGATTCTGAGCGATCCCTCCATCACGGCTCGTGGCGAGCTCACGACGCACCGCCAGTTCTCCGCCATGGATCGCGCCGTCCATCTCCGACCCGACTTCGGGTTCGGCATCAGCATGTCCTCCAGCCGCATCGGCAACTACGAGGCGATCAACTCGGAGAACAACAAGGGCTGGCACACCGGCGACGGCATGACCTACCTGTACAACGACGATCTGAGCCAGTTCAACGACAACTTCTGGCCGACGGTCGACAGCTATCGGCTGCCGGGCACCACCGTGCTGCAGAACACCACCCAGGCCGCCAACACCCGGAACGACAAGGACTGGGTCGGCGGCGCCGGCCTGCGCGGACAGTACGGCGTCACAGGCATGGAACTGCACCCGATGGGACGGAGTCTGGAAGCCAAGAAGTCCTGGTTCATGTTCGATGACGAGATCGTCGCGCTCGGAGCGGGGATCAGCAGCACCGACGGGATCGCCACCGAGACGATCGTGGAGAACCGGAAGCTCAACGGCGCGGGCGATAACGCGCTCACCGTGAACGGCGCGGCAGAGCCGACCGCACTCGGATGGTCGGAGACGCTGACCGGTGTCGACTACGCGCACCTCGCGGGCACCGTGCCCGGTTCGGACATCGGCTACTACTTCCCGGGAGGTGCAACGGTCAACGGGTTGCGGGAGGCACGGACGGGGAACTGGAAGCAGCTCAACTCGTCCTCCGCCTGGGGCGATTCGACTCCCCACACCCGGAACTACATGGCCCTGGCGGTCGGCCACGGAACGAACCCGACGGACCAGTCCTACTCCTACGTCCTGCTTCCGGACAAGACGAGCTCGCAGGTGGGCGACTACGCGGCGGCGCCCGACATCAGCATCTTGGAGAACTCCGATTCCGTGCAGGCGGTGCGGGAGAACAGCCTGGATGTCACAGGGATCAACTTCTGGAAGGACGAACCGACCACCGCGGGCCTGGTCACCTCCGACAGCAAAGCATCGGTCATGATGAGCAAGACGGCCGACGAACTCGAGCTCTCGGTCTCCGACCCGACACAGAAGAACGTCGGCACGATCTACCTGACAGTAGACACGAGCGCGACGGGGCTGATCTCCAAGGACCCCGAAGTCACCGTCATCCAATACCACCCCACGGTCATGCTCAAGGTGGATGTGAACAGCACGCGAGGCAAGGCTCTCACGGTGAAGTTCTCGCTGAGCGGCGCGCAGGCGCCGAACCCCGCGCCTATCGCGATCCCGGACGTGTACGAGGCCGAAGCGCTGCCCGTGCACTTCCGCACGGACTCCGTCTCGATCTACACCGACGCGAACGCCAGCGGGGGAGGAAAGCTGGGCATCAACAACAACGCGGTCGGCGACTATGTCGAGTTCAGCGTCGATGTGACGCAACCGGGGACCTACGATGTCATCGCCAGGGTGCTGAAGGCGAGTAACAACGGCACTTACCAGCTCTCGGTCGATGGGGTGGATGCAGGAGCGCCCCAGGACCTGTTCTGGAACACCTCCGAGACCCGGAAGGACTTCGATCTCGGCTCGCACACCTTCGCGACGCCTGGCAGCCACCTGTTCCGGCTGACGACGACAGGCAAGAACGCGAACGCCTCGGGCTACAAGCTGATGCTGGACTACCTCAGCCTGATTCCGGCTGCCGCCGGCGTCAGCGAAAGGCTGGAGGCCGAGGTGCTGACCGCCAGCACGGGGGTCATCAAGAGCAATGCGGACGCCAGCGGAGGTCAGTACCGCATCTTCAATGCGTACGGCGTCGCGGAGCACATCGATTATGCGGTGCCTGTAAGTCAAGCCGGGACCTACCATCTCGCCGTCGGAGTCATGAGATTCAGCGACAGCGGCACGTACCAGCTGCAGATCGACGGGAACGACTTCGGCGATCCCATAGATCTGTATCGACCGTCGGGGAAGGTGGTCGAGGTCGATCTGGGGAACGTGACCATGAGCGCGGGAGTCCATCAGTTCACGTTCACAGCCATAGGGAAGAACGCGAGCTCACACGGCTACAAGCTTCCTCTCGACTACATTCAGCTGGACGCCGCCGTCGAGTAG
- a CDS encoding ArsR/SmtB family transcription factor — translation MVVRTELSDEQIDRVFHALAAATRRDILRRTIEGEHSVSALARDYDMSFAAVQKHVAVLEEAGLIIKRAEGRERLVRADPAMIARARALLARYEELWRSRIDRLDALLAEPRTADAASADAVDSTDRPSRKSQTRTNPEQGE, via the coding sequence ATGGTTGTACGAACGGAACTCAGTGATGAACAGATCGACCGCGTGTTCCACGCGCTCGCGGCGGCGACGCGGCGCGACATCCTCCGTCGCACCATCGAGGGCGAGCACTCGGTGTCAGCGCTCGCACGCGACTACGACATGTCGTTCGCCGCGGTGCAGAAGCATGTCGCGGTGCTCGAAGAGGCCGGTCTCATCATCAAGCGCGCCGAAGGGCGCGAACGTCTCGTCCGGGCGGATCCCGCGATGATCGCCCGGGCCCGCGCGCTGCTCGCGCGGTACGAGGAGCTGTGGCGGTCCCGCATCGACCGTCTCGACGCGCTCCTGGCCGAGCCGCGGACGGCGGATGCGGCATCCGCCGACGCCGTCGACTCGACCGACCGACCCTCACGCAAGAGCCAGACACGCACGAACCCCGAGCAAGGAGAATGA
- a CDS encoding SRPBCC family protein: MPVTDVTTDPEALTMSLTAEFAAPVERLWEAFTDPQQLERFWGPPGWPATFTSFDFEPGGRATYYMTSPRGEKSGGSWEFLSIDEPRGFEVLDAFADESGTPIPDMPASRMVFSFESTDEGSRLRNVTHFTTADALEQVLAMGMVEGATMAMSQLDRVLEGLRAYAAGKGTQTEILDDTHVRITRLIEGPIDLVWRAHHEPELLKEWMLGPDGWSLVECEVAPAVGDKYRYVWEPGEGVEGERFGFDGETLLVDAPRRAVTTEHMTGTDFPSTLNDLNLYEEDGATLITILIEYPDAQTRDMVLATGMTEGMEASYARLEGVLAAV, encoded by the coding sequence ATGCCCGTCACCGATGTCACCACCGACCCCGAAGCGCTCACCATGTCGCTCACGGCCGAGTTCGCGGCCCCCGTCGAGCGGCTGTGGGAGGCCTTCACCGACCCCCAGCAGCTCGAGCGGTTCTGGGGCCCTCCCGGCTGGCCGGCGACCTTCACGTCGTTCGACTTCGAGCCCGGCGGCCGCGCGACCTACTACATGACCAGCCCGCGCGGCGAGAAGTCGGGCGGGTCGTGGGAGTTCCTCTCGATCGACGAGCCGCGCGGCTTCGAGGTGCTCGACGCGTTCGCCGATGAGAGCGGCACGCCGATTCCCGACATGCCCGCTTCGCGGATGGTCTTCAGCTTCGAGAGCACCGACGAGGGCTCGCGGCTGCGCAACGTCACGCACTTCACGACCGCCGATGCCCTCGAGCAGGTCCTCGCGATGGGCATGGTCGAGGGCGCCACGATGGCCATGAGCCAGCTCGACCGCGTGCTCGAGGGCCTGCGCGCGTACGCCGCCGGCAAGGGTACGCAGACCGAGATCCTCGACGACACGCACGTGCGCATCACGCGGCTCATCGAGGGCCCGATCGACCTCGTGTGGCGCGCCCACCACGAGCCCGAGCTGCTGAAGGAGTGGATGCTCGGGCCCGACGGCTGGAGCCTCGTCGAGTGCGAGGTCGCGCCGGCCGTCGGCGACAAGTACCGCTACGTGTGGGAGCCCGGCGAGGGCGTCGAAGGCGAGCGCTTCGGCTTCGACGGCGAGACGCTACTCGTCGACGCCCCGCGCCGCGCCGTGACGACGGAGCACATGACGGGCACCGACTTCCCGTCCACGCTCAACGACCTCAACCTCTACGAGGAGGACGGCGCGACGCTCATCACGATCCTCATCGAGTACCCCGACGCGCAGACCCGCGACATGGTGCTCGCCACCGGCATGACCGAGGGCATGGAGGCCAGCTACGCACGCCTCGAGGGCGTGCTGGCGGCCGTCTGA
- a CDS encoding TerC family protein: protein MDFSFAFTPDLIAVFLTLFVLEVVLGVDNVIFISILASKLPKEQQAKARNLGLTLAMVMRVVLVLFAGWIITLKEDVFFLGAMGFSWKDLILIAGGLFLVYKAVTEIHHKLEGAEEGHDGGARKGVTFGSVLAQILALDIVFSLDSVITAVGMTENLVVIITVVVLSFGIMLFAARFIFAFVNKHPTVKMLALSFLLLIGVFLVAEGFGFHIDKAFIYGPMAFAIFVEALNLWAAASRAKRERRRSTAVQLRPQYPDVDESVAVAAALSKDPHAGSVGLSGKPVAGDVPPAPGEERQGLG from the coding sequence GTGGACTTCTCCTTCGCCTTCACGCCCGACCTGATCGCCGTCTTCCTGACGCTGTTCGTTCTGGAAGTGGTGCTGGGCGTCGACAACGTCATCTTCATCTCGATCCTCGCCTCCAAGCTCCCCAAGGAGCAGCAGGCGAAGGCGCGCAACCTGGGTCTGACGCTCGCGATGGTGATGCGGGTGGTCCTGGTGCTCTTCGCGGGGTGGATCATCACGCTCAAGGAGGACGTCTTCTTCCTCGGGGCGATGGGCTTCTCGTGGAAGGACCTCATCCTCATCGCGGGTGGCCTCTTCCTCGTGTACAAGGCCGTCACCGAGATCCACCACAAGCTCGAGGGCGCCGAGGAGGGGCACGACGGCGGGGCTCGCAAGGGTGTGACGTTCGGATCGGTGCTCGCGCAGATCCTCGCCCTCGACATCGTCTTCTCGCTGGACTCCGTCATCACCGCGGTCGGCATGACCGAGAACCTCGTCGTCATCATCACCGTCGTGGTGCTGTCGTTCGGCATCATGCTGTTCGCCGCGCGCTTCATCTTCGCGTTCGTCAACAAGCACCCCACGGTGAAGATGCTGGCGCTGTCGTTCCTCCTGCTGATCGGCGTCTTCCTCGTCGCCGAGGGTTTCGGGTTCCACATCGACAAGGCGTTCATCTACGGCCCAATGGCGTTCGCGATCTTCGTCGAGGCGCTCAACCTGTGGGCCGCGGCCTCGCGGGCCAAGCGCGAGCGTCGCCGCAGCACGGCCGTGCAGCTGCGGCCGCAGTACCCCGACGTCGACGAGTCCGTCGCCGTCGCGGCCGCCCTGTCGAAGGACCCGCACGCCGGGTCGGTGGGCCTGTCAGGCAAGCCGGTGGCCGGTGACGTGCCGCCCGCGCCGGGCGAGGAGCGTCAGGGCCTCGGCTGA
- a CDS encoding response regulator, whose translation MKVLIADDDPQLVRALRITLGAHGYEVVAAPDGASAITLAVKERPDIYIVDLGMPRLDGIGLIEAVRGWSTAPIIVVSGRTGSADKVEALDAGADDYVTKPFQVDELLARLRALARRAVAASDEPVVTFGDVIVDLSTTSVTRGGERVHLTPTEWRILEFLVRNPGSLVTRQTLLKRIWGSDQVTDTGYLRLYMSQLRKKLEADPAHPRHLLTESGMGYRLLTD comes from the coding sequence GTGAAGGTGCTGATCGCCGACGACGACCCTCAGCTCGTGCGCGCGCTGCGCATCACCCTCGGCGCACACGGCTACGAGGTCGTCGCCGCCCCCGACGGCGCGTCGGCCATCACCCTGGCCGTGAAGGAACGGCCCGACATCTACATCGTCGACCTCGGGATGCCCCGCCTCGACGGCATCGGCCTCATCGAGGCGGTGCGGGGCTGGTCCACGGCGCCGATCATCGTGGTGTCGGGCCGCACGGGTTCGGCCGACAAGGTGGAGGCCCTCGATGCCGGCGCCGATGACTATGTCACCAAGCCGTTCCAGGTCGACGAGCTGCTCGCTCGACTGCGGGCGCTCGCGCGGCGCGCGGTCGCGGCATCCGATGAACCGGTCGTGACGTTCGGCGACGTCATCGTCGACCTCTCGACGACCTCGGTGACGCGGGGCGGCGAGCGCGTGCACCTGACGCCGACCGAGTGGCGGATCCTGGAATTCCTGGTGCGCAACCCGGGTTCGCTCGTGACGCGGCAGACGCTGCTGAAGCGCATCTGGGGCTCGGACCAGGTCACCGACACCGGGTACCTGCGGCTGTACATGTCGCAGCTGCGGAAGAAGCTCGAGGCCGATCCCGCGCACCCGCGTCACCTGCTGACCGAGTCCGGCATGGGCTACCGCCTGCTCACCGACTGA
- the sufU gene encoding Fe-S cluster assembly sulfur transfer protein SufU, with the protein MTGLDALYQELILDHSKRPHGKGLGDDAGRAATSHQRNPICGDEITLRVRLTDDGARVSEVTWEGAGCSISQASASMLASLVAEEGGMTRAEASVLIDGFREALRSRGGIALDEETFGDAAALSGVSKFTARVKCAMLAWVALEDALARA; encoded by the coding sequence ATGACCGGGCTCGACGCGCTCTACCAGGAGCTGATCCTCGACCACTCCAAGCGTCCGCACGGCAAGGGCCTCGGCGACGATGCCGGCCGCGCCGCTACCTCTCATCAGCGCAACCCGATCTGCGGCGACGAGATCACCCTCCGCGTCCGCCTGACCGATGACGGAGCCCGCGTGAGCGAGGTCACGTGGGAGGGCGCCGGCTGCTCCATCTCGCAGGCGTCGGCATCGATGCTCGCCTCGCTCGTCGCCGAGGAGGGCGGGATGACCCGGGCCGAGGCATCCGTCCTCATCGACGGGTTCCGCGAGGCGCTGCGCTCGCGCGGCGGCATCGCCCTCGACGAGGAGACCTTCGGCGACGCCGCCGCCCTGTCGGGCGTCTCGAAGTTCACCGCGCGCGTGAAGTGCGCGATGCTCGCGTGGGTCGCGCTCGAAGACGCCCTGGCCCGCGCCTGA
- a CDS encoding aminotransferase class V-fold PLP-dependent enzyme: protein MTTPASSLHAPLDAAALRADFPLLAERVNGQPLVYLDSGATSQKPQAVIDAEVAFLTRANSAVHRGAHTLAAEATELFEDARAAVAGFVGAQPEQLVWTSGATAGLNLVAYSIGNASVGRGAPASARFALKPGDEIVVTEAEHHANLVPWQELAARTGAVLRHVPVRDDGTLDTDAAAELIGERTRIVAFTHVSNVLGIVNPVADVVALARAVGALTVLDACQSAPHMPLDLPALDVDLAVFSGHKMLGPYGIGGLYGRADVLEALPPFLTGGSMITTVTLDEAAYLPPPQRFEAGTQPVSQAIGLAAAVRYLDGVGMDAVHAHEKTLEARMAAGLREIPGVRMLGDASTGSATGGRSATGGGSATGGPAERVGLWSFEVEGVHAHDVGQFLDARGVAVRVGHHCAQPLHRRFGLTASVRASTALYNTPDDVDIFLDALSGVRSFFGATS from the coding sequence CTGACCACCCCCGCATCGTCTCTCCACGCGCCGCTGGATGCCGCCGCGCTGCGCGCGGACTTCCCGCTGCTCGCCGAGCGCGTCAACGGGCAGCCGCTCGTCTACCTCGACTCGGGAGCGACGAGCCAGAAGCCGCAGGCGGTCATCGACGCCGAGGTCGCGTTCCTCACGCGCGCGAACTCCGCCGTGCACCGGGGCGCGCACACGCTCGCCGCCGAGGCGACGGAGCTGTTCGAAGACGCCCGGGCAGCCGTGGCCGGCTTCGTCGGCGCCCAGCCCGAGCAGCTCGTCTGGACGAGCGGCGCGACAGCGGGCCTGAACCTCGTCGCATACTCGATCGGCAACGCGTCCGTCGGGCGCGGAGCCCCGGCATCCGCCCGCTTCGCACTGAAGCCGGGCGACGAGATCGTCGTCACCGAGGCCGAGCACCACGCGAACCTCGTCCCGTGGCAGGAGCTCGCCGCGCGCACCGGCGCCGTGCTGCGCCACGTCCCGGTCCGCGACGACGGGACCCTCGACACGGATGCCGCGGCCGAGCTCATCGGCGAGCGCACCAGGATCGTCGCGTTCACGCACGTCTCGAACGTCCTCGGCATCGTGAACCCGGTCGCGGACGTCGTCGCCCTGGCCCGTGCCGTCGGCGCCCTCACGGTGCTCGACGCGTGCCAGTCCGCACCGCACATGCCGCTCGACCTCCCCGCGCTCGATGTCGACCTCGCGGTGTTCTCGGGCCACAAGATGCTCGGGCCGTACGGCATCGGAGGTCTCTACGGTCGCGCCGACGTGCTCGAGGCGCTGCCCCCGTTCCTCACCGGCGGGTCGATGATCACCACCGTGACCCTCGACGAGGCGGCGTACCTCCCGCCGCCGCAGCGGTTCGAGGCCGGCACGCAGCCGGTCTCGCAGGCTATCGGCCTCGCGGCCGCCGTCCGCTACCTCGACGGCGTCGGGATGGATGCCGTGCACGCGCACGAGAAGACGCTCGAGGCACGCATGGCCGCGGGACTGCGTGAGATCCCGGGCGTGCGGATGCTCGGCGATGCCTCGACGGGCTCGGCAACCGGGGGGCGCTCGGCAACCGGGGGCGGCTCGGCAACCGGCGGGCCTGCGGAGCGCGTCGGCCTGTGGTCGTTCGAGGTCGAGGGCGTGCACGCACACGACGTGGGGCAGTTCCTCGATGCGCGCGGAGTCGCCGTGCGCGTCGGCCACCATTGCGCGCAGCCGCTGCATCGGCGCTTCGGCCTGACCGCGTCGGTGCGGGCGTCGACCGCGCTGTACAACACCCCCGACGACGTCGACATCTTCCTCGACGCCCTTTCCGGCGTGCGCTCGTTCTTCGGAGCGACGTCATGA
- a CDS encoding VanZ family protein, with protein MHEQVLLGGLAVTAGVALAVLLFVPFVALSYRRRGGFGVGRFVVWGAALVYLMAVWIYTLLPLPDPDVLRCAGVNLDLGAFAGGIRDALSRRGGDALTDPAVLQVLLNVLLFVPLGFFVRVLAGRGIPTALVAGLAVSALVETTQLTAVWGLYPCAYRVFDVDDLLANTCGALAGSLLALLVPRRLWGTPRFPDAEAPRPVTRARRFLAMLCDVLGAWLTALAVSVVFQLALWALGAHAALQDGSAAGLVGRAAPVLVWLVVVMATGRTVGDLAVQLRYAGGPLPVGLARFLRFAGGIGGYLVLLALPGAWGLVAGVFAVASVTLVLTTPDRRGLPGIVSGQRLVDARAAADSP; from the coding sequence GTGCACGAACAGGTCCTTCTGGGCGGGCTCGCCGTCACCGCAGGGGTGGCGCTGGCCGTGCTGCTGTTCGTGCCGTTCGTGGCGCTGAGCTATCGCCGCCGCGGCGGGTTCGGCGTCGGTCGCTTCGTGGTGTGGGGCGCGGCGCTGGTGTACCTCATGGCGGTCTGGATCTACACGCTCCTGCCGCTCCCCGACCCGGATGTCCTCCGCTGCGCCGGGGTCAACCTCGACCTCGGGGCGTTCGCCGGCGGGATCCGGGACGCGCTCTCGCGCCGCGGCGGCGACGCGCTCACCGATCCCGCCGTCCTGCAGGTGCTGCTGAACGTGCTGCTGTTCGTGCCGCTCGGCTTCTTCGTGCGGGTCCTCGCCGGCCGCGGCATCCCCACCGCCCTCGTCGCCGGGCTCGCGGTCTCGGCGCTCGTCGAGACCACCCAGCTCACCGCGGTCTGGGGTCTATACCCGTGCGCGTACCGCGTGTTCGACGTCGACGACCTGCTCGCCAACACGTGCGGGGCCCTGGCCGGGTCGCTGCTGGCGCTGCTGGTGCCGCGACGGCTCTGGGGGACGCCGCGCTTCCCCGATGCGGAGGCGCCGCGGCCGGTGACGCGCGCGCGGCGGTTCCTGGCGATGCTGTGCGACGTGCTCGGGGCGTGGCTGACCGCGCTCGCGGTGTCGGTCGTCTTCCAGCTGGCGCTGTGGGCGCTCGGCGCCCACGCCGCGCTGCAGGACGGATCCGCCGCGGGCCTCGTGGGCCGGGCCGCGCCGGTGCTCGTGTGGCTCGTCGTCGTGATGGCGACCGGCCGCACCGTCGGCGATCTCGCGGTGCAGCTGCGCTACGCCGGCGGGCCGCTGCCTGTCGGGCTCGCGCGGTTCCTGCGGTTCGCCGGCGGCATCGGCGGGTATCTCGTGCTGCTCGCGCTGCCCGGTGCCTGGGGGCTCGTCGCCGGAGTGTTCGCCGTCGCGTCGGTCACGCTCGTGCTGACCACTCCCGACCGTCGCGGTCTTCCCGGCATCGTGTCGGGTCAGCGGCTGGTCGACGCGCGCGCCGCTGCCGACTCGCCCTGA
- a CDS encoding amidohydrolase, whose protein sequence is MTIDLEALYIDLHRHPELSFQETRTAGVVTKHLTDLGIEFEEGIGKTGVAAVVRNGEGPVVWLRADMDALPVPEQTGLEYASTARGTDPAGTDVPVMHACGHDMHVTALIGALERLVATKEEWSGTIVAVFQPAEEYGAGSQAMIADGVLERFPRPDIVLGQHVTPLPAGTIGVRSGTQMAASDGLSITLLGRGGHGSRPQATIDPVVMAAATVMRLQTIVSREVDPRDVAVVTVGSIHAGLKNNIIPAEARLELSLRYPDDEARTAVLEKVERIVRAEAQASGAEEPPVIVTDHTLPPTINDVHATARLVLAFDAAFGEGTVIDPGMFTGSEDVSWFAREADVPLVFWFWGGVDPEAFAAAQAAGTIERDIPTNHSPFFAPVLQPTLSRGVDALVVAAREFLAQPAEA, encoded by the coding sequence ATGACGATCGACCTCGAGGCCCTCTACATCGACCTGCACCGGCATCCGGAGCTGTCCTTCCAGGAGACGCGGACGGCCGGAGTCGTCACGAAGCATCTGACGGACCTCGGCATCGAGTTCGAAGAGGGCATCGGCAAGACCGGGGTCGCGGCCGTCGTGCGCAACGGCGAGGGGCCCGTGGTGTGGCTGCGCGCCGACATGGACGCGCTGCCGGTTCCCGAGCAGACCGGACTCGAGTACGCGAGCACGGCCCGCGGCACCGATCCGGCGGGAACGGATGTTCCGGTGATGCACGCGTGCGGCCACGACATGCACGTCACGGCGCTGATCGGCGCTCTCGAGCGCCTGGTCGCCACGAAGGAGGAGTGGTCGGGCACGATCGTCGCCGTCTTCCAGCCCGCCGAGGAGTACGGGGCCGGCTCGCAGGCGATGATCGCCGACGGCGTGCTCGAGCGCTTCCCCCGGCCCGACATCGTGCTCGGCCAGCACGTCACACCGCTGCCCGCGGGCACCATCGGCGTGCGCAGCGGCACCCAGATGGCGGCATCCGACGGCCTCAGCATCACGCTGCTGGGTCGCGGCGGCCACGGCTCGCGCCCCCAGGCGACGATCGACCCGGTGGTCATGGCGGCGGCCACCGTGATGCGGCTGCAGACGATCGTGTCGCGCGAGGTCGACCCGCGCGATGTGGCGGTCGTCACGGTCGGATCGATCCACGCCGGGCTGAAGAACAACATCATCCCCGCCGAGGCACGGCTCGAGCTCAGCCTGCGATATCCCGACGACGAGGCGCGCACCGCCGTGCTCGAGAAGGTGGAGCGGATCGTCCGCGCCGAGGCGCAGGCGTCCGGCGCCGAAGAGCCGCCGGTGATCGTCACCGACCACACCCTGCCGCCGACGATCAACGACGTCCACGCCACCGCCCGGCTCGTGCTGGCCTTCGACGCGGCGTTCGGCGAGGGCACCGTCATCGACCCCGGCATGTTCACCGGCAGCGAGGACGTCTCGTGGTTCGCGCGCGAAGCCGACGTGCCGCTGGTGTTCTGGTTCTGGGGCGGTGTCGACCCGGAGGCGTTCGCGGCGGCACAGGCGGCCGGGACGATCGAGCGCGACATCCCGACCAACCACTCGCCGTTCTTCGCGCCCGTGCTGCAGCCGACGCTCTCGCGCGGCGTCGACGCGCTCGTGGTCGCTGCGCGCGAGTTCCTCGCCCAGCCCGCCGAGGCCTGA